The following coding sequences are from one Humulus lupulus chromosome X, drHumLupu1.1, whole genome shotgun sequence window:
- the LOC133806600 gene encoding uncharacterized protein LOC133806600, whose translation MSLNVALFNKDNLLDDSDDEFGEILLYFACKEYNQLYLSKQPCRNSALSGHEYVMEVLHGHWSRCYDLFRMNKDVFKLFCGVLKEKKLLKNSRYLSVEEQVAMFLFVIGHNERHRVVSERFQHSISTTSLYFRKVLKAICRLSKELITPPSFGVTPPEIRFDPRYYPFFKL comes from the exons ATGTCTTTAAACGTTGCTCTGTTCAACAAGGATAATTTACTGGACGATTCAGATGATGAGTTTGGAGAGATTTTGCTATATTTTGCTTGCAAGGAATATAATCAATTATATCTATCTAAGCAACCTTGTAGAAATTCAGCTCTTTCAGGCCATGAATACGTTATGGAAGTGTTGCACGGGCATTGGAGTAGGTGTTATGATTTGTTCAGAATGAACAAAGATGTCTTCAAACTATTTTGTGGTgttctaaaagaaaaaaaattattgaagaaCTCACGATATCTGTCTGTTGAAGAACAAGTGGCTATGTTCTTATTTGTGATTGGCCATAATGAACGACATCGTGTGGTTTCTGAACGATTTCAGCACTCCATCTCAACCACATCTCTTTATTTTAGGAAGGTTTTGAAGGCAATATGTCGTCTATCCAAAGAACTAATTACTCCACCTTCGTTTGGTGTAACTCCTCCAGAAATTCGATTCGATCCAAGATACTATCCATTTTTTAAG CTATAG
- the LOC133803931 gene encoding L10-interacting MYB domain-containing protein-like, which yields MAGVDNKVLIIENNDEASVWTQKHEEIFIELMEEEVLKGNKNTTTFTKQSWKYIKEELCGRAKRNYSDMQLRNKYNQLTQKHKDFKSLLKETGMGYNAVTGEVSATDEVWDKLIRINKSAKRFRKKGCKFYEKLCTIFGDTTATGSNAHPSTQSPSNDDDATSISPSTMNEESGFDEDGNKRRDKSTATSNSRSVKRAKFSSALADALATYNETAKRKTELIERSMTTSASHYLLDETVKALNQINGISGEVYAKAIEKFENEVSRALFLKMPEHRRIDWLLNLK from the exons ATGGCAGGTGTTGATAATAAAGTTCTTATTATTGAGAATAATGATGAGGCTTCTGTTTGGACTCAAAAGCATGAAGAAATTTTCATTGAACTTATGGAAGAAGAAGTCTTAAAGGGAAACAAGAATACCACAACCTTTACCAAGCAATCATGGAAATATATAAAGGAAGAGCTTTGTGGACGAGCAAAAAGAAATTATAGTGATATGCAACTAAGGAACAAATACAATCAATTAACGCAAAAGCATAAGGATTTTAAGTCTTTACTGAAAGAGACTGGTATGGGATACAATGCAGTGACTGGAGAAGTTAGTGCGACAGATGAAGTTTGGGATAAACTTATTCGG ATTAATAAGTCTGCTAAAAGATTTAGAAAGAAAGGTTGTAAGTTTTATGAGAAATTATGCACTATCTTTGGTGATACTACTGCAACTGGCTCCAATGCTCATCCTTCAACTCAAAGTCCTTCTAATGATGATGATGCAACGTCGATAAGTCCTTCTACTATGAATGAAGAAAGTGGTTTTGATGAGGATGGTAACAAAAGAAGAGATAAATCAACAGCCACTTCGAACTCTCGATCAGTAAAAAGAGCAAAGTTCTCATCAGCTTTGGCAGATGCACTGGCAACATATAATGAAACTGCAAAGCGAAAGACAGAATTGATAGAGAGATCAATGACAACATCTGCATCACATTACTTATTGGATGAGACTGTTAAAGCTCTTAATCAAATTAATGGAATTAGTGGAGAAGTATACGCAAAAGCTATTGAGAAGTTTGAGAATGAGGTGTCCAGAGCATTGTTTCTAAAGATGCCAGAGCATAGAAGAATAGATTGGTTGCTGAATTTGAAGTGA